The Megalobrama amblycephala isolate DHTTF-2021 linkage group LG7, ASM1881202v1, whole genome shotgun sequence genome window below encodes:
- the raph1b gene encoding LOW QUALITY PROTEIN: ras-associated and pleckstrin homology domains-containing protein 1b (The sequence of the model RefSeq protein was modified relative to this genomic sequence to represent the inferred CDS: deleted 2 bases in 1 codon), protein MEQVSDDELDHAAEEDSDKEDQDLDKMFGAWLGELDKLTQSLDDGRPEKVQKAPLRQETNLANFSYRFSMYNINEAINQGETVDLDALMADLCSIEQELSKPISKASDGKSRQRPTGRSASTKHTGGGSSGGSTSSSTRASPASTVRGGSSQSRPLASNFSLDDITAQLEKASLSMDEAAKQTSESSSSSSSSHSSATLPHPPSNSHHRRTGSVGTVSDQEVRSIGHSSRSSVNSASASSMDSLDIRGQENEAQSQNQNQSQTSTEHVSLRRANGKATRRQLDFTSQEGEVDQRTHSYLDRETSLILKNIAGKPSHLLTKEEQAAKAKAEKIRVALEKIKEAQVKKLVIRVHMSDESSKTMMVDERQTVRQVLDSLLDKSHCGYSPDWALVETIPELQMERIFEDHENLVENLLNWTRDSQNKLMFIERIEKYALFKNPQNYLLGRKETSEMADRNKEALLEECFCGSSVSVPEIEGVLWLKEDGKKSWKKRYFLLRASGIYFVPKGKAKASRDLVCFLQLDHVNVYYGQDYRSKYKAPTDYCLALKHPQIQKKSQYIKYLCCDDVRTLHQWVNGIRIAKYGKLLYVNYQEAMKRTEAAYDWSSLSSTSIKSGTSSVSIPESQSNHSSQTDSGMSDGTSSSHARSQSVVSSIFSEAWKRGTQIEESTKARPESIRSTHSSHSTHSSHHVPQQQHPHQQQHPHLQQQPHALSIPQSRGSVHQAPTQTLTQAPPQATPAPPPPPPPPPPPPPPPPPPPISSIPHHSTPTMFAKYSTITRLQNASQATTSHHKPQPQIQQQVPPVPPASKPQSNNIPPGANIPPPPPPPPPAPMPPPGSAMAVLKLGPPAPAAVLQSSPPPPSPPAPSPPPPIMHMQSQPLPPPPPIMPMQSQPLPPPPPIMPMQSQPLPPPPPIMPMQSQPLPPPPPIMPMQSQPLPPPPPIMPMQSQPLPPPPSIMPMQSQPLPPPPLIMPMQSQPLPPPPPIVPIQSHPLPPPPPPLQANGLPPPPPPSTVQAPFKTSCLKQVFANKFPNVPQEFLPSANQTPSPPPPPPPLPPPAPTLTPQQHIAPAPNPPPPPPPPPPGPIQQPIQPAVLPKTFTGGFLHQTAPKTSCGILPVSPVAPSPQAPTTTSPPPPPPPPPPPPPPAPLKNQPPPTLPKQHSISKTLPLASQTSTVPSLVKQLASQFPVASPAVTNQVESHKAPQSPPAVKAKPKWQPVGQGQQQQRSPEFPPPPPESTLAFPSPPPPPPPPPPPPGPTPPPPPPPPPPMSGSPIRKSPSGSSTGVKKPPPTPQRNSSVKYNASVEYQESRRNLVSKFNPSSASSSTSTSSISPSKEFSTGPRAPPKPGKLNLANLPLALQNKMNQNRQSTADFPSPPPPDNEFFPPPPLESDLPPPPPLPGDPNGVSPKIAVVNPQPQPAWGKSSLKKTQPPASLRCNNTVRESPPLSPPSIQGGPIPPSSPKGTTQPNFLEDLNKTLKRKSSRVLGDKVDPVATMDDMALPPPPPELLHDQQRHSGSGFMSGNISGYATLRRGPPPAPPKRDHSTKLTN, encoded by the exons ATGGAGCAGGTATCAGATGATGAGCTGGATCATGCTGCTGAAGAAGACAGTGATAAGGAGGATCAGGATCTGGACAAGATGTTTGGTGCCTGGTTGGGAGAACTAGACAAACTCACACAG AGTTTGGATGATGGGCGTCCTGAAAAAGTACAGAAAGCTCCTCTCAGACAAGAAACAAACCTTGCCAATTTCTCCTACCGTTTCTCTATGTACAACATCAATG AAGCCATTAACCAGGGTGAGACGGTGGACCTGGATGCTCTCATGGCTGACCTGTGTTCAATAGAACAAGAGCTCAGCAAACCCATAAGCAAGGCCTCAGACGGCAAATCCAGACAGAGGCCGACGGGCCGCTCAGCCAGCACCAAACACACCGGAGGGGGCAGCAGCGGAGGAAGCACCAGCAGCAGCACCCGAGCTTCTCCCGCCTCCACCGTACGTGGTGGCAGCAGCCAGTCACGGCCCCTGGCCTCCAACTTTTCCCTGGATGACATCACCGCTCAGCTAGAAAAGGCGTCCCTGAGCATGGATGaggcagcaaaacagacttctgaatcttcctcatcatcctcctcctcaCATTCATCTGCTACTCTCCCACACCCGCCTTCTAACTCACATCATCGCCGTACAGGATCGGTTGGTACGGTCAGCGACCAGGAAGTGCGCTCGATCGGTCATTCATCCAGGTCAAGCGTCAACTCTGCCTCGGCGTCCAGCATGGACTCTTTGGATATTCGAGGGCAGGAGAATGAGGCACAGTCACAGAATCAGAACCAAAGCCAGACTAGCACAgag CATGTCTCACTGCGAAGGGCCAATGGTAAAGCTACCAGACGGCAACTTGACTTCACCTCACAGGAGGGGGAGGTGGATCAAAGGACt CACTCGTATCTGGACAGGGAGACCTCTCTGATTCTGAAAAACATTGCAGGAAAACCCTCTCACCTGCTGACCAAG GAGGAGCAGGCTGCCAAAGCGAAGGCTGAGAAAATCCGTGTGGCACTAGAGAAAATTAAAGAAGCCCAGGTGAAAAAG TTGGTGATACGTGTACACATGTCAGATGAGAGCTCAAAGACCATGATGGTGGACGAGAGGCAGACAGTCAGGCAGGTGCTGGATAGTCTGCTGGATAAATCTCACTGTGGTTACAGTCCAGACTGGGCCCTGGTCGAGACCATACCTGAGCTACAGATGG AGAGAATATTTGAAGACCATGAGAACCTTGTGGAGAACTTGCTCAACTGGACAAGAGACAGTCAGAACAAACTCATGTTTATTGAGCGGATTGAAAAGTATGCACTATTCAAAAACCCACAG AACTATTTACTTGGGAGGAAGGAGACCTCTGAGATGGCAGACAGAAACAAGGAGGCACTGCTGGAG GAATGTTTTTGTGGAAGCTCAGTGTCTGTTCCTGAAATTGAAGGAGTACTGTGGTTGAAAGAGGATGGTAAAAAGTCTTGGAAGAAGCGCTACTTTCTGCTGAGGGCATCTGGCATCTATTTTGTGCCGAAGGGCAAAGCTAAG GCTTCCAGGGATTTGGTGTGCTTCCTGCAGTTGGACcatgttaatgtttattatgGTCAGGACTACCGGAGCAAGTACAAGGCCCCCACTGACTACTGCCTGGCCCTCAAG CACCCTCAGATCCAGAAGAAATCACAATATATCAAATACCTGTGCTGTGATGATGTTAGAACTCTACACCAATGGGTCAATGGAATTCGTATTGCTAAG TATGGGAAGCTATTGTATGTGAACTACCAGGAAGCCATGAAGCGAACTGAGGCTGCCTATGACTGGTCTTCTCTCTCCAGCACCAGCATCAAGTCAGGAACAAGCTCAGTCAGTATACCTG AGTCACAGTCAAACCACTCTAGCCAGACAGACAGTGGTATGTCTGATGGCACTTCGTCCTCCCATGCCCGTTCCCAGAGTGTGGTTAGTTCAATCTTctctgaggcctggaagagagGGACTCAAATAGAGGAGAGCACAAAG gCAAGACCAGAATCAATCCGTTCTACCCATTCAAGCCATAGCACCCATTCTTCTCATCATGTGCCTCAACAGCAGCATCCACACCAACAGCAGCATCCACACCTACAGCAACAGCCACATGCACTTTCAATTCCACAGTCACGTGGAAGTGTCCATCAGGCTCCGACACAGACACTGACACAGGCACCACCCCAAGCAACTCCAGCCCCgccacctcctcctcctcctcctcctcctcctccaccacCTCCCCCACCCCCTCCTATTTCCAGTATCCCCCACCATTCCACTCCTACCATGTTTGCCAAATACAGCACTATCACCCGCCTGCAGAATGCCTCTCAGGCTACCACAAGTCACCACAAGCCTCAGCCTCAAATCCAGCAGCAAGTGCCACCAGTCCCACCGGCATCCAAACCACAATCAAACAATATTCCACCAGGGGCTAACATcccacctcctcctcctccacctccACCTGCCCCAATGCCTCCGCCGGGATCAGCCATGGCTGTTTTGAAGCTCGGTCCTCCAGCCCCGGCAGCAGTTTTACAGTCCTCCCCTCCTCCCCCCTCACCTCCAGCACCATCTCCTCCTCCCCCCATAATGCATATGCAGTCACAGCCTCTACCACCTCCTCCTCCCATAATGCCCATGCAGTCACAGCCTCTACCACCTCCTCCTCCCATAATGCCCATGCAGTCACAGCCTCTACCACCTCCTCCTCCCATAATGCCCATGCAGTCACAGCCTCTACCACCTCCTCCTCCCATAATGCCCATGCAGTCACAGCCTCTACCACCTCCTCCTCCCATAATGCCCATGCAGTCACAGCCTCTACCACCTCCTCCTTCCATAATGCCCATGCAGTCGCAGCCTCTACCACCTCCTCCTCTCATAATGCCCATGCAGTCACAGCCATTACCACCTCCTCCACCCATAGTGCCAATCCAATCACACCCTTTACCACCTCCTCCACCCCCTCTCCAGGCTAATGGTCTTCCCCCTCCTCCACCCCCCTCTACAGTCCAGGCACCTTTCAAAACCAGTTGTCTCAAGCAGGTTTTTGCCAACAAATTTCCCAATGTACCCCAGGAGTTCTTGCCCTCAGCCAATCAGACCCCTTCTCCTCCACCTCCTCCACCACCACTCCCACCACCTGCACCTACACTCACTCCTCAACAGCATATTGCTCCAGCTCCAAATCCACCACCGCCACCACCACCTCCACCACCAGGCCCAATACAACAGCCAATTCAACCAGCAGTTTTACCCAAAACTTTCACTGGTGGATTTCTACACCAAACAGCACCCAAAACTTCATGTGGCATTCTTCCAGTATCACCAGTAGCTCCATCACCTCAAGCTCCA ACCACCACATccccccctcctcctcctcctcctcctcctcctcctccacctccAGCACCATTGAAGAACCAACCCCCACCAACACTACCCAAGCAGCACAGCATTTCCAAGACACTGCCCCTCGCCAGCCAAACCTCAACAGTGCCATCTCTGGTTAAGCAGCTTGCTAGCCAGTTTCCTGTTGCATCTCCTGCAGTGACCAATCAAGTGGAGAGTCACAAAGCTCCCCAGTCTCCACCTGCAGTGAAGGCTAAACCGAAATGGCAGCCTGTAGGTCAAGGCCAGCAGCAACAGCGATCACCTGAGTTTCCACCACCTCCACCAGAGAGTACCCTTGCTTTTCCTTCACCACCAcctccaccaccaccaccacctccTCCTCCAGGTCCTACCCCccctcctccccctcctcctcctcctccaatGTCAGGCTCGCCTATCAGAAAGTCCCCCTCTGGCTCATCTACAGGTGTCAAGAAACCTCCACCGACTCCTCAACGCAACTCCAGCGTGAAGTACAATGCGTCTGTGGAGTACCAGGAGTCCCGCAGGAACTTGGTGAGCAAGTTTAACCCTAGTTCTGCTTCTTCATCAACATCAACCTCCAGTATCTCACCCTCCAAAGAGTTTTCTACAGGCCCACGGGCACCCCCCAAACCAGGGAAGCTCAATCTGGCAAATCTGCCTTTGGCTTTGCAGAACAAAATGAATCAGAACCGCCAATCAACTGCAGACTTCCCATCCCCTCCACCCCCAGATAATGAATTCTTCCCTCCTCCCCCACTGGAGTCTGACCTCCCTCCACCGCCACCCCTTCCAGGTGATCCAAATGGTGTCTCTCCGAAAATAGCCGTGGTCAATCCTCAGCCCCAGCCTGCTTGGGGCAAGAGTTCCCTGAAGAAGACGCAACCTCCAGCGTCACTTCGCTGTAACAACACTGTTAGAGAGTCTCCACCACTCTCACCACCTTCCATACAAGGGGGCCCTATTCCCCCATCTTCTCCCAAAGGCACCACACAGCCCAACTTCTTGGAGGACCTTAACAAGACACTGAAACGCAAGTCTTCGCGAGTCTTGGGAGACAAAGTGGACCCTGTGGCCACAATGGATGACATGGCTTTGCCACCACCTCCCCCTGAGCTTTTGCATGACCAACAGAGGCACAGTGGTAGTGGTTTCATGTCCGGGAATATCTCAGGCTATGCAACGCTACGGAGAGGGCCGCCTCCAGCCCCACCCAAGCGGGACCACAGCACCAAACTAACAAACTAA